In Bacillota bacterium, a genomic segment contains:
- the ftcD gene encoding glutamate formimidoyltransferase, giving the protein MKAIVQCVPNISEGRNKEIVEMVVNQVRDTEDVKLLDWSMDSDHNRSVISFVGTPDGVEKAAFLVCQKAAELIDMTTHSGEHPRMGATDVVPFIPIQGIDMDACVEIANRVGKRIGDELGIPVYLYEEAARVPGRKNLAKVRKGQYEGLAERMAGEDHKPDYGPHSFNAKCGATAVGARMPLVAFNVNLNTNDLDIANQIARNVRNASGGLKAVKAMGVRLEERGIVQVSMNMVNYQQTPLYRAVELIRAEARRWGVSVIGTEVIGLVPLEALVGSLEYYMGIEDFKMKQILETNLWGDE; this is encoded by the coding sequence ATGAAGGCAATTGTGCAATGCGTACCCAATATCAGCGAGGGACGCAACAAAGAGATTGTTGAGATGGTTGTCAATCAAGTCCGTGACACAGAAGACGTTAAGTTATTGGATTGGTCAATGGATTCAGATCACAACCGTTCAGTGATTTCGTTCGTAGGTACACCCGATGGAGTGGAGAAGGCCGCGTTTTTGGTTTGTCAAAAAGCCGCTGAACTCATTGATATGACAACCCATAGTGGCGAACATCCCCGAATGGGAGCGACAGATGTTGTCCCTTTTATCCCCATCCAGGGAATTGACATGGATGCCTGTGTGGAAATTGCAAACCGGGTTGGCAAGCGCATTGGCGACGAACTGGGGATACCCGTATATCTGTATGAAGAGGCGGCCCGGGTTCCCGGTCGCAAGAACCTGGCCAAAGTGCGTAAGGGCCAGTATGAAGGATTGGCGGAGCGGATGGCAGGCGAAGACCATAAGCCCGATTACGGCCCCCACAGCTTTAATGCCAAGTGCGGCGCAACAGCGGTTGGCGCCCGAATGCCGCTGGTGGCTTTCAATGTCAATTTGAATACCAACGATTTAGATATTGCCAATCAAATCGCCCGCAATGTGCGCAACGCTTCCGGTGGACTTAAAGCGGTAAAAGCGATGGGAGTGCGCCTGGAAGAGCGGGGAATAGTCCAAGTCTCCATGAATATGGTAAATTATCAGCAAACCCCCCTCTATCGGGCGGTAGAGTTAATCCGCGCCGAGGCGCGGCGCTGGGGAGTGAGCGTCATTGGTACCGAGGTCATCGGTCTGGTACCTTTGGAAGCTTTGGTAGGTAGTCTTGAGTACTATATGGGAATTGAGGACTTTAAAATGAAGCAAATCCTTGAGACCAATCTGTGGGGCGACGAATGA
- the hpt gene encoding hypoxanthine phosphoribosyltransferase, which yields MHKDIAEVLLDQDTIRSKVRELGTTLARDYAGKRPVVVCVLKGALMFVADLVREMQIPLEVDFMAVSSYGASTQSSGVVRILKDLDTSIQGRDVLIVEDIIDTGLTLHYLLNNLRSRKPASLKICTLLDKPSRRQVQISPEYKGFEIEDKFVVGYGLDFDETYRNLPYIGILRPEAYDK from the coding sequence GTGCATAAGGACATTGCGGAAGTTTTACTTGATCAAGACACTATTCGCTCCAAAGTCCGGGAGCTGGGAACGACTCTTGCCAGGGATTATGCCGGCAAGCGTCCGGTGGTGGTATGCGTGCTCAAGGGAGCGTTGATGTTTGTCGCTGATCTGGTTAGGGAAATGCAAATTCCTTTGGAAGTGGATTTTATGGCTGTTTCAAGCTACGGAGCTTCCACACAGTCTTCGGGCGTGGTGCGGATACTCAAGGATCTTGACACCAGCATTCAGGGGCGTGACGTGCTAATCGTTGAAGACATAATCGACACTGGCTTGACATTGCACTATCTGCTAAATAACCTGCGTTCCCGCAAGCCCGCTTCGCTGAAAATCTGTACGCTTCTTGATAAGCCATCCAGGCGTCAGGTGCAAATCAGCCCTGAATACAAAGGGTTTGAAATCGAAGATAAATTTGTCGTCGGCTATGGGTTGGATTTTGATGAAACCTACCGCAATCTACCCTATATTGGCATTCTCCGTCCCGAAGCATACGATAAATAG
- the hutH gene encoding histidine ammonia-lyase, which produces MIEEFVTIDGNSLRIEHVISVARGSVKVRLAEQAREKILASRRYVEELVAARQPVYGITTGFGKFSDVFIEPDDTARLQQNLIRSHACGIGESLPVEDVRAMMLLRANALATGHSGVRLQVIELLIDCLNHGIYPLVPRKGSLGASGDLVPLAHMGLFLTGEGTAVVDGEVLPAGRALANCGLKPLRLEAKEGLALVNGTQFMTARGMLILQRALQLADWADAVSALTCQALEGITAAYSPLIHQQRPHPGQQKSAETLRFLLKDSRLTTEPGQIRTQDAYTLRCIPQVHGASRDVFTHVRDVLHREINSATDNPLIFPEECEVISGGNFHGQPVAMALDYLAVAMAELANISERRIERLVNPQLSNLPPFLTKNGGLNSGLMIVQYAAAALVSENKVLAHPASVDSIPSSGNQEDHVSMGANAANKAAQIADNVVNVLAIELLCACQAVDYRGAEKLSPVTAKIYSAVRQLSAFIDDDRSVHADIHALSEFLTGNELMQIINGKGVNC; this is translated from the coding sequence ATGATTGAAGAATTTGTCACTATAGACGGTAACAGCCTCCGCATTGAACATGTCATTTCTGTCGCCAGGGGCTCGGTCAAAGTCAGGTTAGCAGAGCAGGCCCGGGAGAAAATACTGGCGTCCCGGCGCTACGTGGAGGAATTGGTAGCCGCCAGGCAGCCGGTGTATGGGATCACCACTGGGTTCGGTAAGTTTAGCGACGTGTTTATTGAGCCCGATGACACTGCCCGGCTGCAGCAAAACCTGATTCGCAGCCATGCCTGTGGCATAGGCGAAAGCCTGCCGGTGGAGGATGTGCGGGCAATGATGCTACTTAGGGCCAACGCCCTGGCAACAGGACATTCCGGCGTCCGCTTACAGGTAATTGAGCTGCTGATAGATTGCTTGAATCACGGCATCTACCCGTTGGTTCCCCGCAAGGGTTCTTTGGGCGCCAGCGGTGACTTGGTGCCTCTCGCCCATATGGGTTTATTCCTTACAGGGGAAGGGACTGCTGTTGTCGACGGCGAAGTATTGCCTGCAGGCCGGGCCTTGGCCAACTGCGGACTGAAGCCGTTGCGTCTGGAAGCAAAAGAGGGCTTGGCTTTGGTCAATGGCACCCAGTTTATGACGGCCAGGGGAATGCTCATTCTGCAACGGGCGCTTCAGCTGGCAGATTGGGCTGACGCAGTTTCCGCCCTGACATGTCAGGCCCTGGAGGGCATAACCGCTGCCTACTCGCCCTTGATACATCAGCAACGCCCGCATCCCGGGCAGCAAAAAAGCGCGGAGACACTACGTTTTCTGCTCAAGGACAGCCGTTTGACCACCGAACCCGGCCAAATCCGCACCCAGGATGCCTATACATTGCGGTGCATACCCCAAGTTCACGGCGCCAGCAGAGATGTTTTTACCCATGTCAGAGATGTATTACATCGGGAGATTAATTCAGCCACTGACAATCCACTAATCTTTCCCGAGGAGTGTGAGGTAATTTCCGGTGGTAATTTCCACGGGCAACCGGTGGCGATGGCGCTTGATTACCTGGCGGTGGCAATGGCAGAACTGGCCAATATATCGGAGCGCAGAATAGAACGTCTGGTAAACCCCCAGCTCAGCAATTTGCCTCCGTTTTTGACCAAAAACGGAGGGTTGAACTCTGGATTAATGATAGTTCAATACGCGGCGGCGGCGCTGGTCTCAGAAAACAAGGTTCTCGCCCACCCGGCCAGTGTCGACTCAATCCCCTCATCAGGCAACCAGGAAGACCATGTCAGCATGGGCGCAAACGCTGCCAACAAGGCTGCCCAAATCGCCGATAACGTTGTCAATGTCTTGGCGATTGAGCTTTTATGCGCCTGTCAAGCTGTGGACTATCGCGGGGCGGAAAAGCTGAGTCCCGTCACAGCCAAAATATATAGTGCGGTGCGTCAATTGTCTGCATTCATCGATGACGACCGTTCTGTGCACGCAGATATACATGCTCTGTCTGAGTTTTTGACAGGCAATGAGCTGATGCAAATAATAAACGGAAAAGGAGTGAATTGTTGA
- the hutU gene encoding urocanate hydratase → MTQGAPRGTSLQCKGWQQEAALRMLLNNLDPEVAENPKELVVYGGTGKAARNQQALAAIISTLKELEADETLLIQSGKPVGVFRTHELAPRVLLANSLLVPAWATWEKFWELEEKGLTMYGQMTAGSWIYIGTQGILQGTYETFAEAARQHFGGTLAGRLVVTAGLGGMGGAQPLAVTMNGGVALVVEVDRQRAKRRVDTRYCDELTDNLDTALALAKEAVDKKKPLSIGLVGNAAEVLPELVKRGVTPDLVTDQTSAHDPLGGYVPAGMTLEAANQLRAENPDQYIKLAKRSMAVHVQAILDMQKAGAIAFDYGNNIREQALQEGVQNAYDFPGFVPAYIRPQFCEGRGPFRWVALSGDPQDIAVTDDLVLELFPKDEGLRRWITMAREQVEFQGLPSRICWLGYGERMKFGLAINELVKQGKISAPIVIGRDHLDCGSVASPNRETEAMKDGSDAIGDWPILNALVNTAAGASWVSVHHGGGVGIGYSLHAGMVVVADGTDSAAQRLERVLTTDPGMGIVRHVDAGYEQARDAARRGGVKIPMSGGER, encoded by the coding sequence ATGACTCAAGGAGCGCCCCGGGGTACTAGCTTACAATGTAAAGGATGGCAGCAGGAAGCAGCGCTGAGAATGTTATTGAATAACCTGGATCCGGAGGTTGCAGAGAACCCGAAGGAACTGGTTGTCTATGGCGGTACAGGTAAGGCCGCCCGCAATCAGCAGGCTCTCGCCGCAATTATTTCTACCCTTAAAGAGTTGGAAGCGGACGAGACTTTGCTTATTCAATCGGGGAAGCCGGTGGGCGTTTTCAGAACCCATGAACTTGCCCCCCGGGTTTTGCTGGCCAACTCGCTCTTGGTTCCGGCCTGGGCTACCTGGGAAAAGTTCTGGGAGTTGGAAGAAAAGGGTCTGACGATGTACGGTCAGATGACTGCTGGCAGCTGGATTTATATCGGCACCCAGGGTATTTTGCAGGGAACGTACGAAACCTTTGCTGAGGCGGCAAGACAGCATTTTGGCGGCACCCTTGCCGGACGCCTGGTAGTTACTGCCGGCCTGGGCGGCATGGGCGGCGCCCAGCCGCTGGCCGTAACCATGAACGGCGGTGTTGCCCTGGTGGTGGAAGTGGACCGTCAGCGCGCCAAACGTCGCGTGGATACCCGTTATTGCGACGAGCTGACCGATAATCTGGACACCGCGCTGGCTTTGGCCAAAGAGGCGGTGGATAAGAAGAAGCCGTTATCCATTGGTTTGGTGGGTAATGCAGCGGAAGTGCTGCCCGAATTGGTGAAACGCGGAGTTACACCGGATTTGGTCACTGACCAGACTTCTGCTCATGATCCCCTGGGTGGCTATGTGCCCGCAGGCATGACTTTGGAGGCCGCCAATCAATTGCGTGCTGAAAACCCCGATCAATATATCAAGCTGGCAAAGAGAAGCATGGCGGTGCATGTCCAGGCGATACTTGACATGCAGAAGGCGGGCGCGATCGCTTTTGATTACGGCAACAACATTCGTGAACAGGCTTTGCAGGAAGGTGTGCAGAACGCTTACGATTTCCCGGGTTTTGTTCCTGCCTATATTCGGCCCCAGTTCTGTGAGGGGCGCGGGCCATTCCGTTGGGTTGCCCTCTCCGGCGATCCCCAGGACATTGCAGTAACTGACGATTTAGTTCTGGAACTCTTCCCCAAGGACGAGGGGCTCCGGCGCTGGATTACCATGGCCCGGGAACAAGTGGAATTCCAGGGACTGCCATCCCGGATTTGCTGGCTTGGTTACGGCGAGCGAATGAAGTTTGGTCTGGCAATTAATGAGCTTGTCAAGCAGGGCAAAATCAGTGCACCAATTGTTATCGGTCGTGATCATCTCGACTGTGGCTCGGTGGCCTCGCCCAACCGGGAGACCGAAGCGATGAAAGACGGCAGCGACGCCATCGGCGACTGGCCGATTCTCAACGCATTGGTGAATACCGCCGCCGGCGCCAGCTGGGTCTCGGTGCATCACGGCGGAGGAGTTGGGATCGGGTATTCGCTTCACGCCGGTATGGTGGTTGTAGCCGACGGCACAGATTCTGCAGCCCAACGCTTGGAGCGTGTGCTGACAACCGACCCGGGAATGGGGATTGTCCGTCATGTTGATGCCGGCTATGAGCAAGCTAGGGACGCTGCCCGCCGCGGCGGCGTAAAAATTCCGATGTCAGGAGGAGAGCGATGA
- a CDS encoding imidazolonepropionase — translation MRPQADLLIVNARLATLAGYSQRPQRGSELGDLGVVSGGAIAVKSGRIIAAGALDEVLQSAEKGPETQVLDAGGRLVTPGLVDPHTHVVHYGSREFEYQMRLEGMPYIEILKAGGGILNSVRHTREASLADLVAQSKKSLARMLSYGMTTVEAKSGYGLDTETELKTLQAIQILNQVQPVTLVPTFLGAHAIPEQYKHNSDAFVELVIQEMLPEAAPLSRFCDVFCEEHVFNIAQSCRILQAAKDLGLGLKIHADELAATGGAQLAVELGAVSADHLLHTDAQGIAALAGSNTIAVLLPGTSFNLMTDRFAPAREMLEAGVAIALSTDYNPGSCPTENLQFIMTLGCLGLKLTPSQVLAAVTINAAHALGMAAEVGSLEPGKQADIVIFDADNEAYLPYHFGINHVWKVFKAGRQIDGLS, via the coding sequence ATGAGACCACAAGCCGATTTGCTGATTGTCAATGCCCGTCTGGCCACTCTGGCAGGGTACAGTCAGCGGCCGCAACGGGGCAGCGAATTGGGAGATTTAGGTGTGGTATCAGGTGGCGCCATAGCCGTCAAGTCAGGGCGAATTATTGCTGCCGGCGCCTTAGACGAAGTACTGCAGTCAGCTGAAAAAGGCCCGGAAACCCAGGTGCTAGACGCCGGCGGCCGACTTGTGACCCCTGGGCTGGTTGACCCTCATACTCATGTTGTGCATTATGGCAGCCGTGAATTTGAATACCAAATGCGCCTTGAGGGCATGCCATATATAGAAATTCTCAAGGCTGGCGGCGGCATTCTCAACAGCGTCCGCCATACCCGGGAAGCTTCCCTAGCGGATTTGGTGGCCCAGTCAAAAAAGAGCTTGGCCCGGATGCTTAGCTATGGTATGACCACTGTAGAGGCCAAGAGCGGGTATGGGCTGGATACCGAAACGGAGCTTAAAACGCTGCAGGCGATTCAAATTCTCAATCAGGTTCAACCTGTAACCCTGGTGCCGACTTTTTTGGGCGCCCATGCAATTCCGGAGCAGTACAAGCACAATTCCGACGCGTTTGTTGAGCTGGTCATCCAGGAGATGCTTCCGGAGGCGGCACCTTTGTCTCGGTTCTGCGACGTATTTTGCGAAGAACATGTGTTTAACATCGCCCAATCCTGCCGCATTTTGCAAGCAGCAAAAGACTTGGGGCTAGGCTTAAAGATACACGCCGATGAGCTGGCAGCAACCGGAGGCGCACAACTGGCAGTCGAGCTGGGAGCAGTGTCAGCCGACCATTTGCTGCACACCGACGCTCAAGGCATCGCCGCGTTGGCAGGGTCAAACACAATCGCCGTCTTGTTGCCAGGCACATCCTTTAATTTGATGACAGATAGGTTTGCTCCTGCCCGGGAGATGTTGGAAGCCGGGGTGGCTATCGCCCTGAGCACTGATTACAACCCAGGCAGTTGCCCCACGGAAAATCTTCAATTCATTATGACCCTTGGGTGCCTGGGGCTGAAGCTCACCCCCAGTCAGGTGCTGGCGGCAGTTACTATTAACGCTGCCCATGCCCTGGGGATGGCTGCTGAGGTTGGCAGCCTGGAGCCAGGCAAGCAGGCCGATATCGTGATTTTTGACGCAGATAATGAAGCGTATTTGCCATATCATTTTGGGATAAACCACGTATGGAAGGTGTTTAAGGCGGGGCGTCAAATTGACGGTCTGTCCTAA
- the hflB gene encoding ATP-dependent zinc metalloprotease FtsH, which produces MLNYRRFIIIIFIIIIAVVIFQAGNNLPQNGAQELAYSEFSSLIEQGRVQSAEINQLDVSGQLVDGTEFEVVIPEGAASSIADRIGAAGGQATVINHTAGGGMLMYMSWIIPAVLLGLLLLFIMQQAQGGGNRVMNFGKSKARMHQDTGRKVTFADVAGIDEAKEELEEIVDFLSSPRKFIQLGARIPKGVLLYGSPGTGKTLLARAVAGEAGVPFFSISGSDFVEMFVGVGASRVRDLFEQAKKHAPCIIFIDEIDAVGRQRGAGLGGGHDEREQTLNQLLVEMDGFGVNEGIIMIAATNRPDILDPALLRPGRFDRQITVDVPDVKGREEILAVHAKTRPLDNDVDLAVLAQRTPGFTGADLENLINEAALLAARRNKKHVDMDELEDAIDRVIGGPEKKSRLRSEQENKLVAYHEAGHAVVAHLLKYMDPVHKVTMVPRGRAGGYTLALPKEDRHFATKNELLDQITFALGGRVAEHLVLNDVSTGAQNDLERVTQMARRMIMEYGMSEDLGPLTFGRKQDQVFLGRDISRDRDFSEEVASAIDRETRNLVESCYERAEKILTEHLERLHNVANALLEKETLGAKEFVRVMGIDKNGNPVDSDE; this is translated from the coding sequence CTGTTGAACTATCGCAGATTCATCATCATAATATTTATCATCATTATTGCCGTTGTGATTTTCCAGGCAGGGAACAATCTGCCGCAAAACGGAGCCCAAGAGCTAGCCTATTCAGAATTCAGTTCCCTGATTGAACAGGGGCGGGTTCAGTCTGCTGAAATTAATCAACTTGATGTCAGCGGTCAACTTGTCGATGGAACCGAGTTCGAAGTTGTGATTCCCGAGGGCGCGGCCTCGTCCATTGCGGACCGTATTGGGGCGGCTGGCGGCCAGGCTACAGTCATAAATCACACTGCCGGCGGCGGCATGTTAATGTACATGTCTTGGATTATTCCGGCGGTGCTTTTGGGCCTGTTATTGCTGTTTATCATGCAGCAAGCTCAGGGTGGCGGCAACCGGGTCATGAACTTCGGCAAAAGCAAGGCCCGTATGCATCAGGACACCGGTCGCAAGGTTACCTTTGCCGATGTTGCAGGGATTGATGAAGCCAAGGAAGAGCTGGAGGAAATAGTAGATTTTCTGTCTTCACCCCGTAAGTTTATCCAGTTGGGCGCACGAATTCCCAAGGGTGTTCTGCTTTATGGGTCCCCAGGTACAGGTAAAACCCTTCTGGCTAGGGCCGTAGCCGGCGAAGCTGGCGTGCCCTTCTTTAGCATCAGCGGCTCCGACTTTGTCGAGATGTTTGTCGGTGTAGGCGCTTCCCGTGTTCGGGATTTGTTTGAGCAGGCAAAAAAGCACGCGCCCTGCATTATTTTTATCGATGAAATTGACGCTGTCGGCCGGCAACGGGGCGCAGGCCTCGGCGGCGGGCACGATGAACGGGAGCAGACCCTGAACCAGCTTTTGGTTGAAATGGATGGCTTCGGTGTTAACGAAGGAATTATTATGATTGCAGCCACCAACCGCCCGGATATTTTAGACCCGGCGCTGTTGCGGCCCGGACGCTTTGACCGACAGATCACAGTTGATGTTCCCGATGTCAAAGGCCGGGAAGAAATACTTGCAGTTCACGCCAAAACCAGACCGTTGGACAATGATGTGGATTTGGCTGTGTTGGCCCAGCGCACCCCCGGGTTTACCGGCGCTGATTTAGAGAACTTAATCAATGAGGCGGCGCTTTTGGCCGCAAGACGCAACAAAAAGCATGTTGATATGGATGAGCTGGAGGACGCTATTGACCGGGTGATTGGCGGTCCCGAGAAAAAATCACGTCTTCGCTCTGAGCAGGAGAATAAGCTGGTCGCTTACCATGAGGCCGGCCACGCTGTTGTCGCTCATCTTCTGAAATACATGGATCCAGTCCATAAAGTCACCATGGTCCCCCGGGGGCGTGCTGGCGGTTATACCCTGGCTCTGCCCAAAGAGGACCGGCATTTTGCCACTAAAAATGAGCTCCTGGACCAGATAACCTTTGCCCTGGGGGGAAGGGTGGCAGAACATTTGGTGCTTAACGATGTCAGCACCGGCGCTCAGAATGACCTGGAACGGGTAACACAAATGGCCAGGCGGATGATTATGGAGTATGGCATGAGCGAGGATCTCGGTCCCTTGACCTTTGGCCGCAAGCAGGACCAGGTATTCCTGGGCCGGGATATCAGCCGTGACCGCGACTTCAGTGAAGAAGTGGCCTCCGCCATTGACCGGGAAACAAGAAATCTTGTGGAAAGCTGTTACGAACGGGCCGAAAAAATTCTCACCGAGCATCTTGAGCGTCTGCACAATGTGGCAAATGCTTTGCTAGAAAAGGAAACCCTGGGCGCCAAGGAATTTGTCCGTGTAATGGGCATCGATAAAAATGGGAACCCGGTGGATTCCGACGAGTAA
- the tilS gene encoding tRNA lysidine(34) synthetase TilS — MLDKILAYCQKHNLFSSDELVVAAVSGGPDSICLAHVLWTLREQLKIKLLVAHVNHQLRGAESEADARLVCSWAKTLAIPRVVKRIDLEAGSSMQARARTARYQALTDVCEAHGAPKLATGHHSNDQVETFLINLLRGSGGRGLAAIQPARPLNSQVMVVHPLLSITRAEIEAYCQEHKLPWRLDASNESCKYTRNRIRHHLLPVLRQYNPGVDQVLRDTVERLQAEQQLLEQMTEAALSKIIVDSPLPSAPVAVSVSGLSALEPALAARAIRYLLSQQDEHGAIEAKHVISVMELTTGQTGSSLDLPNDFKAFRLHDRIALGRMPKPVPHIARKLPIPGRVDLPELGASIVAETKQANNSVCLWVDVHTSELTVGNRRPGDWLNPGGGRKKLKDWLIDQKLPRWLRDYLVVVRTGDRVCWLPGLIVDLDCRQSGPGKTAVYLKRENYNQK, encoded by the coding sequence ATGTTGGATAAAATCCTGGCATATTGCCAAAAACACAACTTGTTTTCCTCCGATGAATTGGTGGTGGCGGCTGTATCCGGCGGCCCCGATTCAATCTGCCTCGCCCACGTGTTGTGGACTCTGCGAGAACAGTTAAAGATTAAATTGCTGGTGGCCCATGTCAATCATCAGTTGCGGGGTGCGGAGTCGGAAGCAGATGCGCGCTTGGTATGTTCCTGGGCAAAGACGCTGGCGATTCCCCGAGTAGTGAAACGGATTGATTTAGAGGCGGGTAGCTCTATGCAAGCGCGGGCTCGCACTGCCCGCTATCAGGCGTTGACAGATGTTTGTGAGGCACACGGGGCTCCCAAACTGGCCACAGGCCATCACTCCAATGACCAGGTGGAAACTTTTTTAATTAACCTGTTACGGGGCAGTGGCGGACGCGGACTGGCGGCGATACAGCCCGCGCGGCCGCTTAATTCGCAGGTAATGGTGGTTCATCCCCTGCTGTCAATAACCCGGGCAGAAATTGAGGCCTATTGTCAGGAGCATAAGCTGCCCTGGCGGCTGGACGCCAGTAACGAAAGTTGTAAGTACACTCGTAACCGTATCCGGCACCACTTGTTGCCGGTGTTAAGGCAATATAACCCGGGGGTGGACCAGGTACTGCGGGATACAGTGGAGCGCCTGCAGGCAGAGCAGCAGCTATTGGAGCAAATGACGGAAGCGGCACTCAGCAAAATAATTGTTGACAGTCCGTTGCCATCTGCGCCGGTGGCAGTATCTGTTTCTGGGCTTTCGGCCCTCGAGCCTGCTCTAGCAGCTAGGGCAATCAGATATCTGCTAAGCCAGCAGGATGAGCACGGCGCGATCGAGGCAAAGCATGTGATCTCGGTGATGGAACTGACAACAGGACAAACCGGCAGCAGCCTGGATTTGCCCAACGATTTTAAGGCCTTCCGGCTCCACGACAGGATCGCACTGGGAAGGATGCCCAAACCTGTGCCGCACATTGCCCGTAAACTGCCAATTCCCGGGAGGGTGGATTTGCCCGAGCTTGGGGCAAGCATCGTGGCTGAAACCAAACAAGCAAACAACAGCGTTTGCCTGTGGGTGGACGTACATACAAGTGAGTTGACAGTCGGCAACCGCCGCCCTGGTGATTGGCTCAATCCCGGTGGCGGCAGGAAAAAGCTGAAAGATTGGTTAATCGATCAAAAACTGCCCCGTTGGCTTCGCGACTACCTGGTTGTGGTGCGTACCGGCGACAGGGTATGTTGGCTGCCCGGTCTGATCGTCGACTTGGACTGTCGTCAATCGGGTCCTGGCAAGACAGCAGTGTATCTCAAGCGTGAGAATTATAATCAAAAATAG
- a CDS encoding formate--tetrahydrofolate ligase, producing MKTDIQIAQEAKMKHIMDIARETGLEENEVELYGNNKAKVSLDVHKRLANESDGKLVLVTAINPTPAGEGKSTTTVGLGQAMRKLGKNAVIALREPSLGPCMGVKGGAAGGGYAQVVPMEDINLHFTGDLHAITTAHNLLAALLDNHLHQGNKLNIDPRRIVFKRVMDMNERALRNVVVGLGGRAHGVPREDGFDITVASEVMAILCLASDLEDLKERLGKIVVAYDYDRKPVTAKDLEANGAMALLMKDAIKPNLVQTLENGPAFIHGGPFANIAHGCNSVTATKMGLKIADYLITEAGFGADLGAEKFLNIKCRLAGLKPDAVVIVATVRALKMHGGVAKADLTNENLEALEAGMSNLEKQVENMRKFGLPLVVAINRFPTDTEAELDLVGKFCSRINVPWALSEVWAKGGEGGIELAEKLMNVLETEKSNYAPIYPVDAPITEKIETIAREIYGADGVDFTKGALNNIKSLEQNGFGNLPICMAKTQYSLSDDPTLLGRPSGFRVTVREIKVSAGAGFLVALTGEVMTMPGLPKVPAATKMDILPDGTIKGLF from the coding sequence ATGAAGACGGACATTCAAATTGCCCAAGAAGCGAAAATGAAGCATATCATGGACATTGCCCGGGAGACAGGGCTGGAAGAAAATGAGGTAGAACTTTATGGTAATAACAAGGCTAAGGTCTCCCTGGATGTTCACAAGCGTCTGGCCAACGAGTCAGATGGCAAGTTGGTCCTGGTAACCGCCATCAATCCCACCCCTGCCGGCGAAGGCAAGTCAACCACCACTGTCGGCTTGGGTCAAGCAATGCGTAAGCTGGGTAAAAATGCAGTTATCGCCCTGCGTGAACCCTCCCTCGGTCCCTGCATGGGAGTAAAAGGCGGTGCAGCCGGCGGCGGCTATGCCCAGGTGGTGCCAATGGAAGATATCAACTTGCACTTCACCGGCGACCTGCACGCAATCACCACTGCTCATAACCTGCTGGCTGCCCTCTTGGATAACCACCTGCATCAGGGCAACAAGTTGAACATCGATCCCCGCCGGATTGTTTTTAAGCGTGTTATGGACATGAATGAGCGCGCGCTGAGAAATGTTGTTGTCGGGCTCGGCGGCCGTGCCCATGGCGTGCCTCGGGAAGATGGCTTTGACATCACCGTTGCCTCAGAAGTAATGGCAATTCTCTGTCTCGCTTCTGACTTGGAGGACCTGAAAGAGCGTTTGGGCAAAATTGTTGTTGCCTATGACTATGACCGCAAGCCGGTTACAGCAAAAGACCTAGAGGCCAATGGCGCCATGGCTCTGCTTATGAAGGACGCCATCAAGCCCAACTTAGTGCAGACCCTGGAAAACGGCCCCGCCTTTATCCATGGTGGACCCTTCGCAAACATAGCTCACGGTTGCAACTCGGTAACCGCCACCAAGATGGGTCTGAAGATTGCCGATTACCTGATTACCGAAGCCGGGTTCGGCGCTGATCTGGGCGCCGAAAAGTTCCTGAATATCAAGTGTCGTTTGGCCGGGCTGAAGCCCGACGCAGTTGTTATTGTTGCTACTGTCCGGGCGCTGAAGATGCATGGCGGCGTCGCTAAGGCAGATTTGACCAATGAAAACCTGGAAGCCCTGGAAGCAGGAATGAGCAACTTGGAGAAGCAGGTCGAAAACATGCGGAAGTTTGGTCTGCCGCTGGTCGTGGCCATCAACCGGTTCCCAACCGATACCGAAGCAGAGTTGGATTTGGTTGGCAAGTTCTGCAGTCGCATCAATGTGCCCTGGGCTCTGTCTGAGGTATGGGCTAAAGGTGGCGAAGGCGGCATTGAGTTGGCCGAAAAGCTCATGAACGTGCTGGAGACCGAGAAGTCCAACTATGCTCCAATCTACCCGGTTGATGCTCCTATAACCGAGAAGATTGAGACCATTGCCCGGGAAATTTATGGCGCCGACGGCGTAGACTTTACCAAAGGCGCATTGAACAACATCAAGAGCTTAGAGCAAAATGGCTTTGGCAACTTGCCAATCTGCATGGCCAAGACCCAGTACTCCCTTTCAGATGACCCCACCTTGCTGGGACGCCCCAGCGGTTTCCGGGTTACTGTCCGGGAAATCAAGGTATCGGCCGGTGCCGGTTTCTTGGTAGCACTCACTGGCGAAGTAATGACTATGCCTGGTCTGCCCAAAGTGCCAGCTGCAACGAAGATGGATATTCTTCCCGACGGAACAATTAAAGGCCTGTTTTAA